The genomic interval CGGATTCCGTAATGGCTATTTACCTCTATTGGAATCTGCAATGTGGAATGCATTCAAAGATTCTGATTTACGTGGGCATCCCCACATAACTTCCAAAATACACGTGTGGAAGAAACATTATGGATGCTTGACATCAATGCTGGCAAGAAGTGGGATGGGTTGGAATGACACAGAAAACATGATTGACGCTACAAATGAGGCATGGGACGCGATACTAAAGGTCACAAAGTTATTcttcatttttaattttatatttcataTGTATACGTTATTACGACGAATATATTACAGGTCGACAATAGTGTTCGAGTATTGCGCTACAAGCGGTGGCCACATTATAAAGACTGGTGCGAAATCTTTGGCTATGATAGGGCAACCGGTGATCGAGTGGAGACATTTTCAGCTGTTGTACATGATGTCTTAAATATGACTGAACATGAACCCATTGAcatggaatttggcattgacgACTTTTATCGGCCACTGGAAGGAGATGGTGAATCAATGTCAGTAGCTCAGACTCTATCGTCAAACCCAACTGGAGTTTCGAAGGTGAGGTCAAAGAAACGCAAGCAATTAGACGAAGTTGACAACCAAATTGTTGCTGCAATCAATAATTTAGCGGATATCACGAAGGAAACAATGTCAAACCTCATCAAAGAGATGGCATCTGATTAGAAAATTGAAAATGCTACGGATAGTGTGTTGGCCACATTAGGAACCATTCCGGAATTAACTTCAGACGATAAAGTGCGTGTGGCGGAGCTACTGGTGGATAACCCAAACAAACTAGCTTTGTTCTTGTGGCTTGATCGTGAAGGAAAGATCAGCTTAATCAAACGACTACTAAAACCATAACCTGACATGGTACATGGTACTATATTTTGGCACGTTATTAAGGTTCTGATTTTTTGGGTTATGGATTAAGGTTGTGACTTCTTGTTTATGGCGCTGAGTATTTTGATTGTGGATCTTGCCACTTGTTTAAAATGATGTAATGGAACTACATTTTGGCGTTATATATTGGCATAGTTGCCTTTTTTACTATATTGTTATCCATGGGTTTATAGTACTTGAATCTCCTAACATCTTCAATAATGGTCCCAGGTAGTGTAGATTTCACATTTT from Primulina eburnea isolate SZY01 chromosome 17, ASM2296580v1, whole genome shotgun sequence carries:
- the LOC140817980 gene encoding uncharacterized protein; the encoded protein is MDSTSVISKGKKTDKLRQSWTAPEEHVLIVALKDIISKGYKTENGFRNGYLPLLESAMWNAFKDSDLRGHPHITSKIHVWKKHYGCLTSMLARSGMGWNDTENMIDATNEAWDAILKVDNSVRVLRYKRWPHYKDWCEIFGYDRATGDRVETFSAVVHDVLNMTEHEPIDMEFGIDDFYRPLEGDGESMSVAQTLSSNPTGVSKVRSKKRKQLDEVDNQIVAAINNLADITKETMSNLIKEMASD